GCACATTTATCTACATATAGTCGCTCTTTAGCTCACCGTACAGTGGGGACAAACGAATCCGCTCATGTTCTCCACTATCCCAACCACCGGAAGCGCCATCTTCCTGCAAAACGTCAGTTCACGTCTCACATCTCCAATAGATACTGCCTGAAATAACATGGATGTCAAGAGAAAACCCAACACAGAGAATATCACATCCATGAGGACTATATGGGGAATCTAGTGCGTTCAATAGGACAAAAATTACTTTGTAAGAGCAGCAACGTtaagagatatgctcttctgtgacccctctgaatactttatttttttttttggggggggggtggggaTTGATTGTGGCAATTAATGTGTGACCCggctctgtccacttctatgggagcagtggtgtaatgtgcgaCCCCATGCGCTATATATCAATGGGAGTAGTAATATAGTGGACGGAGCGGTGTCAGACACTACATATTgtgcatctaatcccatcctgtgtgatacactaACTTCATTTAGCCTTGTATCTAATCGCCACATGAGATACACTCCTGGTATCTAACCCCAGCTTATGATACAGGGAGACGGTGATGCCGTCCTTCCACTGTACTTGTCAGtatcactttgcagtcaccaacaaaaaggctctgcacccagaaggggaggagacaagTGACATCACACGTGACCAGACCCCGCCCACATTTAATGCAGTCTTATTGTGAGCTAGCACTACACtaggttttcatggcaaatttcagcagtTGCTCCCCCTAATGTTTAAAAGTGGAAAAAACaaaccttttaatatttttttcatgttttttcatcATGAAAAACAAATTatattatttagaaaaaaaaaaaaaccttaatactGTACATTGGCTCAATTGTTGCAAAGACgtgtttttttatggcaccttccccttAACCAATAAACAACCTCTATTCAATGTCCCTAATGtggcgagtaaaataaataatgataaCAATAGTTAAATCCTGCAGCAGCGTCACTTCTCTACTCCGAGCACTGAGTGATCTTAGGAGATTGTTTATATCAGGCGAGCGCTGCAGGCCTCCTGCCACCGCTGATAATATAGGTAACGtgagcgctgcagcccatcagcCGCTGCGGACAGTTCATAGGGGCACAGCCTTTCTCTGCATGGCACACTTTTGGGCTTTTTCTGCACTACAGTAGAAAAAGTTGCTAGCTCAGgtcattaaaaaaacaacaaataaaaaaaaagaaaaaaggaagaagacGTACCTGAGGAGTGGTAACCAATATAGCTCCCATTGGGTTGAAAGGCCTCAATGCATCCACAGTGGAGATGTGCTCATCGGAGGTTCCCGGTGGAGTGTCGATAATAAGAAAATCCAAATCCCCCCAGGccacatcacacacaaattgttttATCAGTGCTAGATGAGGAAGAGACACAATAGACCTTGATATTATTGTGAAATATCGAGGAGATGCAAGAAATGCAGCATATTGTGCAGATTAAGACTGAATTGACATTACATTTCAGAACATCTGAAAACATCCAGCAAATAATTCGACATACCCTTTGATTATACATTACTAAGAGTTATGTCCCAAAATATAATTATTATTctttacttatatagcgctatcttattcctcagtgctttacacacattatcatcgctcactttttagattccctatcagtatgtctttggagtgtgggagggaaacgaagaacccggaggaaacccacgcaaacacggagagaacatacaaactctttgcaggtgttgtccttggtggggtttgaacccaggaccccagcgctgcacggCTGTTGTGCCAACCACTGCGccgccgtgctgccctatatataaatAAAAGAATGCGTTCACACTGGACTGAGTACGCTGTTAAACCACTGCCAATCAGCAACATTTTTGCACGTCGGCAGTCATTTAATTTGCTGTTTATACAGGGAGACCTTGCTTCTGATGAGCACAGAGCTGTCAGTAACAGATTGTTCCGTGTACATAGGCTGGTGTAGACAATATGCTGCCAAGAACAATATTTTATGCTACCAATTTCATGTGTCAAACAAGCGGTTTCCTGATTTGCTGGCTGATCAGCAGCCCGTTTACAGTGCCCGATTATCGGGATCATACAAAAATAATCGTGCAGTGGGAatacatcccttgtagattgtgagccctcgcgggcagggtcctctctcctcctgtaccagttgtgacttgtattgttcaagattattgtacttgttttatgtatacctctcctcacatgtaaagcgccatggaataaaatggcactataataataaataataataataataataataataatatcctatTCTCAATTTGTGATGTCCTGAAAGTTTTCTAAGAGCATTATAATGTTATATACAGCCCTGGTTATAAAAGGAGTCGCCCCCCCCTCAAGTGTATTTTCAAGCAGATTACACTTCAAAAGTATAAATACTCATCAACGACTCTAAAAAGAGGTTACGGTATTCAACATTTCTGTGAAAAAACACAACGGTTTGTGCAGACGGtgctgctttgtttttgtttttttatttctacaTGGAGATAAAGCAACATATCAATTTTTGAGGCATTTTAGacaggggggggggaaacaaaagttaaaaaatttGCTTAGGATATGTACACAGAGAGCACAATTCAGCATTCCCTCCTCCCCcctcatttccttgtagattgtaagcttgcgagcagggacctcacccctaatgtcactgtttaaattgtcttaactcgtaccaaatatattgtctgtacatgtccccgcttaattgtaaagtgctgcgggatatgttggcgttatataaataattattattatattattattgttcACGTTGGTCTCGATGAATTTGTGTGCTGGAGTAAGACATTCCTCCGTATGAATCTGGAAGGTCTGACGAGCGGTGTGCACATCGTGTGCAtcgccagaaatctcactccaatcagggactggagtaagactTTTGGCATATGGAAGTGCCAGTGCTTGTCGTCAATTAGACGATCTGTGGTGTCACACCCTGATGCGCTCCACCCTCCTGCCCCATTTCCGCCAATTTTGGCAGAGCAGGAAGAAACTGACATGAAAATACAAAATATAGGACTACGGGTTGCacttaaattttgcaacttttcaaaacttTTACGCCAAAATTCTGGCATGAAAGCTGTAATAAATCAGGCTCTGAATCTTTTTGTTGAAGTTTTTGGAGTGGAAAATGAAAGTTTTTGAAACATATTTGGAGTTTCTGTTCCAAAAATTCGGTAAGGCTGAGTGTCCACATACCCTGGGAATCAGGGAAGAAAAACTTCCAAAAGAGCATGTAAAAACGGACCAAAAACTACTAGAGGTTCTTGAGGCAGATTGTCTGCAAGAAAAATCCTCATAAAAACTGTGATCATACCCTTACTTAATTCCAGCATGGCTGCTCTGATGGGCTATGCCATTATTGCAATGATGACATCCTGAACAGCATTCActtgaacgctgcagccaatcacttgcatGTAGTCACCACAGCTTTATTACAGAAACATTGGAGACCACTGAAGCATCAGACTTGAATCAGTGAGGGTTTTAACAGGTGACAAATATGAGTAACGGGACCGTCTcaaagtggcactttggtcgctacgacggcacgaatcgtgacgttccagcgatatccttacgatctcgctgtgtctgacacgctcctgcgatcagggaccccactgagaatcgtacgtcgtagcagatcgttttaagctttcgtcgtcaagtgtcccgctgtggcggcatgatcacatggtgtaataaaggtgtgcacgatattgtatacgatgtgcgcatagtaaccaacggcttctacatcgcacatacgtcatgaaattatcgctccagcgtcgtacattgcaaagtgtgacagcagtctacgacgctggagcgatattgttacgatgctggagcgtcacggatcgtgccgtcgtagcgatcaaaatgccactgtgtgacggtaccctaagtcacaaGGATCCTATGTGGGCAGGTCCCTATGTTACTAATTTTGCCGCCGCAAATTCATTGCAGATTACATGTGAATTGTGCGGTGGATTTAACACAAAGTTCTCTCAGTATTACCAGCGGTGAAAATCTGCAACAGAAATGGAAATGCAGAGTCCGTTTCCAGGCAGATAATCTGTGATCACCTACAAATTTTACATGCACAAACATGTAGGTTAAAATCTGTGGCTTTCTGTCCCGGGGGCACCTGTGCCGAGTGTGCAGTCCTATGTCTATGAATGTAAGATCTCCTGCTGCGTATACTAAAGAGGGAACGGATTTATCTACACAGTGAAATCGAGCgtaacaatctacaatgaggaagtATAGGAAGCTCCATACCGTTCTTCTTAGGTCCCCTCCACACCACAGCATCGTCAGGGCGCTCCAGCAGAAAACCAATAGACATGAGTGATACACTCTTCTCCTGGTCCACGTACACCGGGACCCAGCCACTGTCACACTGATGGACGTCCTGACCCTGAGCATTCAGCATGCGGGGTATACTGGGCCCGCACAGATCTACATCCAGTAAGCCAACCTACAAATAAACCCATAGGTCAGCCATGTTATATCACAGTGCAGGGACGTACTCaatgttgtaatcagggttacctggttaagggccaCTCAGAAGCCCTAGCTACACACCTGCCATGCTCAAAAGAGTCAGAAATAATCTGATTGTCCAGATCATCTCTAGCTAAATATATGTTCGCTCCTTCTTTCGTCTCACTTTCGTGAAAATTCTGCCTTGTGCCAGTTTCATTTTTGTCCCCATATTTCAGCCAAGTGTCCTGGTCCAAATGCAGGTTTAATGGGTCAAAGTGACAACATCATAGATTCCTATAGCGGTGTCATTTCAGGTCACTGATCCCACGGTCAGGTCAGGACACTCTGCCACCAATCTGCTTGTGATATATGAGAGATATAAAACAAGCTGGTGTCTGGGCATTACCTGCCTGGCAGCCCCATCAAATCGACTATGGTGGATACTGATAACATAAGGATACACAAGAATGCTCATTGCAACCAGACGAGGCTCAAAGCTACACTGCATCGGGTAAACGCCAAGTGGGAAAACTGCATATGGTGCTATACGACACTCGCCTTCTTCCCAGCTTGCCGCAATGCCAATGCAATCTGAGTGGAGATGGTACTTTTGCCAACACCTCCTTTTCCAGACAAAACCAGGATAATATGCCGCACACCAGCAAGATTACTGCCACCTGTAAGGAGACATATATAGACAAATATATTAGAGCTTCAAGATATTAATTCTGCAAAGGTGGATAATAAAACCTAATTTTAttcaaataaaaagaaaataaaattgcAGTTACCCCAAGTTAACactaccagtatttggtcagtattttacatcagtatttttaagccaaaaccaggagtgggtgataaatgcagaagtggtgacgtgtttctattatatttttactCTGATTGTTCTGCTgatttttggcttataaatacggttataaaataatgaccaaataatgaatgtgtgaacatggcaaaacacttagggtatgtgcacacgttgcagattttgctgcggatccgcaacagattggccgctgcagattcacagcagttttccatgagtttacagtaccatgtaaacctatggaaaacaaaatccgcagtgcacatgctgcggggaaaaaaatgcgcggaaacgctgcattgtttattcccCAGAATttcaattatttgtgcggattccgcagcagtttacacctgctccataataggaatccgcaggtgtaaagccgcagtggAATCCATACAAAAAAAACGTAGTAAttccgcagtgtggtttacctgcgggTTTACCAAAAtcggtccggaaaaatccgcacaactttccgcaatgtgtgcacgtggccttaaaaTCCCTTCAATAACACATTGACCGGTCCAGGAATTTTATTTGATTACAACTTACCCTACAGAATTGCTATtttagttactagtgatgagcgagtgtactcggtgCTCGGGTTtttcagagcacgctcgggtgatctctgagtatttgtgactgctcggagatttagttttcatcgccgcagctggagGATTTGTGGCTACtacccagcttgattacatgtggggattccctagcaaccaggcaacccccacatgtacttatgctggctaacagccaTACATCATCCAGTTGTGGCcatggaaactaaatctccgagcagtcacaaacactcggagatcacccgagcgtgctctgaaaaacccgagcaacgagtacactcgctcatcagtatTGGTTAGGGCAGAGTCATTTAATTACCGTGCCCTCTTTATTTCTATACAAaaataaacataataataataaaaaagcattTAGGTATCACTGCACCTATAGAGGTCAGAGCTATCAAAATAGAAAGTTATTTAACCCATAACAAACACTGCCAGGCACCGCCTAATAAAGGATTGACACTGCCCCTTTAAGATAATAATTAGCGAATAATATGGAACAGTAGTAAACCAGCTTAAAGGAACAGATCAGCGACTCATCGTCACCGGTGATTATACAATGTCTGGGCGGAGCGCTCCTTCTGCGGCCGGGAGCGGACACCAGCAGCCGCCTACTACAGGGAGAAGCTTCACAGAACAacaagagcagctcaccaggcgcGGGATCCATGCTGCACAATCACTTCCGGGTACAACAAGACGGGCATCATCGTCCTCCAATCAGCAACAAGTACACAATTCAATTATCACACCATTGGCTGATTCCACTAAAGAGTTGAAGAACGAAGGATTCTATTGGCGTAAACTACTTTAACCAATCAAATCTGAGATTATAGTCACGTGTTTTAAATAACTAAACGCTAGAGAGGACGCGGTCTTGTGCTGTAAAAGGGCTTAGAGGAAACATCCAATCAGCATCAAGAACCGGCTCTCTTGTCCCGCCTATTGATCTTGATTGGCAGAGCCAGCAGCTAATAGTGAATGACAGTTGAGTGATTGACGTGTTAGGCTGCCCAATCAGCGATGTTGCTGATCGTCGAAGGGGCCGACGGAGTTCAGGGGTTATTGTTGACGTCTGTGCGGCTGTGGCTCCGGGCAGTAAGGCAGGTAGGTGTGAGGGTGAGCGAGGGAGGCGCTGCTCTGTGGTTACTAAGAATCCTGGGCTCAGGGGGAGTCCCGGGGGGTGATAGGAAGGGGGGAGGAGGTGATAGGAAGGGGGGAGggggtgcaggtagagagcagaggGGGGAGGCCATTTGGTCACAGCTGTCTGAGCATAGGTGGGACGGGTTGTCATAGGGATCTGGGGGTCAAGGAGTGTTGTCATAGGGATCTGGGGGTCAATGAGTGTTGTCATAGGGATCTGGGGGTCAAGGAGTGTTGTCATAGGGATCTGGGGGTCAAGGAGTGTTGTCATAGGGATCTGGGGGTCAAGGAGTGTTGTCATAGGGATCTGGGGGTCAAGGAGTGTTGTCATAGGGATCTGGGGGTCAAGGAGTGTTGTCATAGGGATCTGGGGGTCAAGGAGTGTTGTCATAGGGATCTGGGGGTCAAGGAGTGTTGTCATAGGGATCTGGGGGTCAAGGAGTGTTGTCATAGGGATCTGGGGGTCAAGGAGTGTTGTCATAGGGATCTGGGGGTCAAGGAGTGTTGTCATGGGGATCTGGGGGTCAAGGAGTGTTGTCATAGGGATCTGGGGGTCAAGGAGTGTTGTCATAGGGATCTGGGGGTCAATGAGTGTTGTCATAGGGATATGAGTTCTCCATCTGTGGCACAGGAGCTGGTTCACTGCAGATCTGACAGTCTTACACTGGGGGGCCGCCTACATTACACTGATTCTCCGAAGGGGGCTGTAGCCCTAAAAAACCACGTTcacagcctccttttttattttctccTTATCTTCTATGGTGGAAAACAAGGATGCTATTGGATGCTGCCCGAGCTCTCAGACCCTGTGTTCCTCCCTGAGATGAGGGGCGCCGATGATGCTGCCGCCGCTTATCTGGGGGATAAAGAATGGATCATAGCTTCTTTGGGGAATTCTCACAGCAGCTGCCATCTCTGTGCCCCCCGTATATCGGGAGAGGGACAGCGCCCCTGAACTAGGTTAATCGCCCTCCGTCTACACATGTTGCTTCCTATTGTAGGTTATGGGAGCCGTGAAATGCTTGGATGCAACCATAGCACCCATCACCTTCAATGGAAGGAGCCAAATGTATACACAATCTGCTGAGTGGGGGAAAACTGAGACCCCCATTCTCCAGATAGGGGAGGGATCTGCATATATTATACTTATGATACCCATCAATGTCTCATAAGCAAATTTGCTATTGGCAGTGAGTCAGTGGGATCAGAAAAAGGTGGTGCACCCCTCATCTAAATATTGGGGAGCAAAAATGTCAGTTTGTTCCAGTGGGTGAATATCTGCAAGGTTCTGTTtggccactagatggcgctgtgttTCTCTGACTGGCACAGTGTCTAGGGAGACACAGCTGTTTTCCCTTGTCTCTTTATGACCAATGGGGGGGTCTGGTCTCTGGGACCCCAGACAATCCCAGGACTGAATGGGACGCAGCTCTTTTAATGCTCATCTCTGATCATTGATGCACCTGCCATTTGTTGTCCAGCCCTAAGCAAGAGAATGGGGCTGCTGTACAGCCGGATGGCCAGATGAGCCTTAACCTTTCCCCGATATGTCCAACATCTGCATGCCACGATCAGAGTTGTTATAAtcactggctcagtggttagcgttgtcgctttgcagcactggagtcttGGATTCTAaatccaccaagaacaacatctgcaagacaTTTGCATGTTCTTGGTGCTAGTAAAAAAGTGCTAGTGCTAGTAAAAAAACAAAagggcaaaaagagaaaaaaatctggCCATAACTGGAATGGATTAAAGTGGAGCAGCTTTACAGCAAAGCTGGAAACCTCTCATCCTCAGGATTGTTGGGGGTCTCATAACTCAGACATGAGCCCATCATAAAGTGATATCATGTCTTGGTGATATACCATCATTTTATCAAATGGGAAAACTCGTTAATATTCTGTCAGTTGCACGTTAGCCACAGAATACAGTGGTGGATTGGAATGAAAGAGAATTATGCAAAACTATCAATCAGAATGTAATTGTTTAATATTTACATATAcaatgtgttgtgtttttttttttctttcagtcaTCAATGCGTAATATGGCTCGTCGACCACGCAGCAGCCGTGCCTGGCACTTTGTATTAAGTGGGGTACGCAGAGACCAGGACACACGAGCACCCGCTCTGCCAGCAGGAGATGAAGCCTGGGGCTATGATTCTGACGGACAAGTAATCCACTCACCTGTATTTCTATTTTCTCCATATTATACCATTGGCTTCATCTGAAACGGTTTTATGCAAAATTCTTACTGCTGCCTTTTTATCTGACGAAGGGGATTCCGCCAAAAAGTGTTATTTTTAGACAATAAGTATTTTCTACATGACCTTAGTGCAGATTCTTCGTTTAACCCTCCCGATTTTACTATTTGTGTAAACTTCCTTGCCATCATTAAACTCTTTACTTCTTATCAGCAAATTAAAAACATGATGTATAAAAAGACAATCACCAAAAATGATCCGCTCACCTAGGACTGGTTTGCGGATCCGATAGTTAGAATTCAGAGGGATGAGGAGTTAGAATTTTACACAAATCTACATTCAGCAAAATTTCAGATTTTTGTTATTCTCTACTGTGCGGATTTAGGAAGATGACAGACGTTGGTCGCCATTTTTCTGTACGGAGAAAGGCTATCAAaatgtcaaagtaaaaaaaaaaaaaaaaaaatccttatcctCGCCTCACCATCCGATCCTCACCACGACTTCAGATTTCCATTGGCATGCACAGAACGCTCCCgggtctagtaataataataaataataatctttatttttatatagcgctaacatattccgcagcgctttacagttttgcacacattatcatcactgtccccgatggggctcacaatctagaatccctatcagtatgtctttggaatgtgggaggaaaccggagaacccggaggaaacccacgcaaacacggagagaacatacaaactctttgcagatgttgtcctgggtgggattagaacccaggaccccagcgctgcaaggctgctgtgctaaccactgcgccaccgtgctgcccgaataAACCCAGAAGCCTCGCCCTAGTGAGCGAGACCCGCACAGCCAACTGGGGGCGGAGGGGCTGCTGAGATGAGCGGCACAGTGACCAtttctttttttacatattatgtttattattCTCTAGGGTCTGGAGAGATGTAATGAGGGACGTTACAATCATGGAGAATAACGTCTCCGCACGTTGAATTTCCTGGGGGAAAACCGCACAAACAAGCACATTTGAATTTTGCCGATTAACTCATCTTTAGGAACAAAGTTTCAATCCAGCAGTCCGGGTGTTAAATAAATGAAAtgacatgattaaaaaaaaatgatggaaaaaatgggggggggggggggagaaaaagtaAAATTACAGACGTAACTGACATATTTCAAACCacatgtttttcttttttcatcGTTTCTTAATGAGTTCAAATTATGTCACCTGTTTATATAATTTAACTATCTTCTCTCCTtccccatttttttcttttttgacatttttaaataatgtgtttaaaaaaatttttgttttgttttttctttgttttttttaaccgCTGGAATTGCTGGATTGAAACTTTCTTAGATCTAAAAATTACAAACATTCTTGTCTACATCCAGCTCCTGCAAATGTGCACCGTCCTAATACAGTTTATCTACCATAGTTGTATCCAGTGGAGGCAATATTCGGCTCACCTTTTTAGGACTTTgctattgatgacctgtccttggAATAGGACTGTCAGCTCTGCAGGGGTCGGACTCTTTGCTTTCCCAACAATCGGCGTATTTAAGCGAGTGCTACATTTTTCATTTGCCAAGCTTGTACGGAGAGGCCGTGCCGGGTATGGCAGCTCAGGACCAATCACTTGAATTAGGACCGAGATGCAGAACCAGGCCACTGCGAAGGAGGAGCAGTTCTCGCCAACTTCTGATCTTTGGGAGAGCCAAGAGTCACAGACCCCTTTCGATTTGATGGTGATGGCCTAGCCATTGCTGTGGGATAGCTACAGTAGATGCCAAGGACAGGTTACTCCTGCCCCCACTAATGCTAATTCTGCCCCCACTAATGCTAATTCCCTAGCAAAAAAGAAGCCAAGGATACAGGTTTAACCTGCTTCCAATGAGCACTGCCTGGGGGGCGCATAGtggaggttaaaaaaaaacaaacaaaaaagtcaAGACCTGATAGGGAAAACCATAGTGACCACCCCCTGGACAATGAGCTGACTGGGCAGTAAGGAGACCAGCAGGCTAATAAGTATTATCATCTACCACCCTCCCACTGCACTCCTGGAAACCCCCTCAGTACACCAGTAGCACCAGTCTCCAGTCCTATTGGTTTCCTATAATCGTTTAGCACTCTTCGCCCTCTGGATCTAAATAtgaatgtttccattcactgacagcaagcagagatcatgGGGGAAAAAATGGTAAGGAATCAAAACTGTGTGTTAGAAAGATTCGGAACTTTTCATTGATTTGTGTTATTTCCATTACATTCACAGCACAGTAACAGCGACTCTGAGATCGAGCTCCTGCACTTGCCTCCCTCCATACCCAGCGCTGTGCCAGTGACGGGTGAATCCTACTGTAGCTGCGACAGCCAGAATGATGCCTACTGTTCCAGCCTGCACACGTTCCACCAGATAAAGAGCTGCCAGTGCGGAGAGGAAGACGACTGTAAGACATGGGAAAGTCCACAGTTCGGGGATGAAACCTACTGACCAGCTCTCACTTTTCTTCTCTCCTTTCTGTTGCAGATTTTGACTGGGTGTGGGACGACTGCAGTAAATCCACAGCGACAGTACTGGGCTGCGACAACCGAAAAGTCAGCTTCCACATGGAGTATAGCTGCGGCACGGCTGCCATCCGAGGCAACAGGGTGCTCAGTGAAGGTCAGCACTTCTGGGAGATTAAGATGACCTCACCTGTATATGGCACAGACATGGTATGTACGCCATTCAAGAGTTACTAACGTGTGTTACCCCATCAGAAATGCACTATACATAGGGCATGCTGGTAATCGGCCCCTATATAGTAAAGGCAGTGTCGTAAATGTACGATGTTTAGCCCATTTCTGCCCTCGGATGGAATAGTATGAtggatggcagatcccctgctttgatgtgggctccagcagtgagcccgcatcaaagcagggacatgtcagctgttttgaacagcttacaTATGCCGGAATGGCGGCAGATGGTATTGCGAtctacccgccactattaactagttaaatgctgctgtcaaacgctgacagcagcatttaacaagcacttccggcTACCCGGCCTGAAATGTgcgcaccggtgacccccgtcacgtgttcGGGGGTCATTGGTGCATTGGCATAACCactagaggtctccttgagacctctatggttgttgatgccagattgctgtgagcgccactctgtgatCCGCGCTCATAACAATGCTGTAATTttactacataggagtgatctgagcatcgctgctatgtagcagagccgatcaggttatgctagcttgtagcctcccatggaggctattgaagcatggcataggtaacaaaaaatctgaaaaaaataataataaaagacatatatgttcaaatcaccccccttttcgccctattcaaaataaaacaattaaaaaataaaaataaaacctacacatatttggcatctccgcattcagaatcacccgatctatcaacaaaaaaaggattaaccagatTGCTAAATTGCATagcgtgaaaaaaattccaaatgccaaaattacggggttttttttggtcgccgcaacattgcattaaaatgcaataacgggcgatcaaaagaacgtatctgcaccaaaatggtataattaaaaacgtcagctcggcacgcaaaaaagtaaaccctcatccaaccccagaacacgaaaaatggagacgctacgggtctcggaaaattgtgcaatttttatttattttttatgttttttttgtttcaccacttatataaaaaaaaacctagacatgtttgctgtctatgagctcgtaatgacctggagaatcataagggcaggtcagttttagcatttaatgaacctaccaaaaaaagccaaacaaaaaacaagtgtgggactgcacttttttgcaatttcactgtacatggaattttttttcccgttctctagtacacgacatgctagaaCCAAtgatatctttcaaaagtacaacttgtcccgcaaagaataagccctcacatggccatattgacggaaaaataaaaa
The nucleotide sequence above comes from Ranitomeya imitator isolate aRanImi1 chromosome 7, aRanImi1.pri, whole genome shotgun sequence. Encoded proteins:
- the NUBP2 gene encoding cytosolic Fe-S cluster assembly factor NUBP2 isoform X2 codes for the protein MDPAPGGSNLAGVRHIILVLSGKGGVGKSTISTQIALALRQAGKKVGLLDVDLCGPSIPRMLNAQGQDVHQCDSGWVPVYVDQEKSVSLMSIGFLLERPDDAVVWRGPKKNALIKQFVCDVAWGDLDFLIIDTPPGTSDEHISTVDALRPFNPMGAILVTTPQAVSIGDVRRELTFCRKMALPVVGIVENMSGFVCPHCTECTNVFSKGGGEELARHAGVPFLGGFLTASDVCRPGFM
- the NUBP2 gene encoding cytosolic Fe-S cluster assembly factor NUBP2 isoform X1; amino-acid sequence: MDPAPGGSNLAGVRHIILVLSGKGGVGKSTISTQIALALRQAGKKVGLLDVDLCGPSIPRMLNAQGQDVHQCDSGWVPVYVDQEKSVSLMSIGFLLERPDDAVVWRGPKKNALIKQFVCDVAWGDLDFLIIDTPPGTSDEHISTVDALRPFNPMGAILVTTPQAVSIGDVRRELTFCRKMALPVVGIVENMSGFVCPHCTECTNVFSKGGGEELARHAGVPFLGCVPLDPILTQSLEEGKDFIREFPQSAVYASITSIAQQILDSVRQGS
- the NUBP2 gene encoding cytosolic Fe-S cluster assembly factor NUBP2 isoform X3; translation: MLNAQGQDVHQCDSGWVPVYVDQEKSVSLMSIGFLLERPDDAVVWRGPKKNALIKQFVCDVAWGDLDFLIIDTPPGTSDEHISTVDALRPFNPMGAILVTTPQAVSIGDVRRELTFCRKMALPVVGIVENMSGFVCPHCTECTNVFSKGGGEELARHAGVPFLGCVPLDPILTQSLEEGKDFIREFPQSAVYASITSIAQQILDSVRQGS
- the SPSB3 gene encoding SPRY domain-containing SOCS box protein 3, with the protein product MLLIVEGADGVQGLLLTSVRLWLRAVRQSSMRNMARRPRSSRAWHFVLSGVRRDQDTRAPALPAGDEAWGYDSDGQHSNSDSEIELLHLPPSIPSAVPVTGESYCSCDSQNDAYCSSLHTFHQIKSCQCGEEDDYFDWVWDDCSKSTATVLGCDNRKVSFHMEYSCGTAAIRGNRVLSEGQHFWEIKMTSPVYGTDMMVGIGTSDVNLDKYRHSFCSLLGKDAESWGLSYTGLLHHKGDKSSFSTRFGQGSIIGVHLDTWHGVLTFYKNRKCIGVAATQLRNKKLFPMVCSTAAKSSMKVIRSCSCRTSLQYLCCARLRQLLPDCVDSLEALPLPPGLKQVLSNKLGWVLQMGISPSRQRKSDTVATASCGSDSDSSCPLGPEDCQRKRCRRV